A single Nocardioides bizhenqiangii DNA region contains:
- a CDS encoding MlaD family protein translates to MTSVRSILSDRLYLSAVGIVVVFLIAVAYLFAAVLDQPLTSRPVNVDVELEQTGGLFEGSAVTYRGIKVGKVTTIVPTDEGVLASIRINAGTDIPKDSLARVRSLSPVGEQYLDFQPDSPDGPFLESGDTVAAESTDLPESLSETVVAVNDVLRQIDDKKLRVVLRELSTALAGTGDDIGRILDQGTDLLATLDEVWPETDRVITNAGTVLRIVSDNEGSLRVLGNRAKQFAAFLRSYEPEWQQVLDRTPGQIEDLKALIRDAEDVLPGFLDTGVSFTDIAMAYEPHLRTLLREYAPGIGALASAIRNERINLHLIPVRTARCDYGTTRRDGFDPERHAFQTDGRCAASFARLQRGAAHAPGPVR, encoded by the coding sequence ATGACGAGCGTGCGCAGCATCCTCAGCGACCGCCTCTACCTCAGCGCGGTCGGCATCGTCGTGGTGTTCCTGATCGCGGTCGCCTACCTTTTCGCCGCGGTTCTCGACCAGCCGCTGACGTCGCGACCGGTCAACGTCGACGTCGAGCTCGAGCAGACCGGCGGCCTGTTCGAAGGGTCCGCGGTCACCTACCGCGGCATCAAGGTCGGCAAGGTGACCACGATCGTGCCCACCGACGAGGGCGTCCTCGCCAGCATCCGCATCAACGCGGGTACGGACATCCCCAAGGACTCGCTCGCCCGCGTGCGCAGCCTGTCGCCGGTCGGCGAGCAGTACCTCGACTTCCAGCCGGACTCGCCCGACGGCCCCTTCCTGGAGAGTGGCGACACCGTCGCGGCCGAGTCGACGGACCTGCCGGAGAGCCTGAGCGAGACGGTGGTCGCGGTCAACGACGTGCTCCGCCAGATCGACGACAAGAAGCTCCGGGTCGTGCTCCGCGAGCTCAGCACAGCGCTGGCCGGCACCGGCGACGACATCGGGAGGATCCTCGACCAGGGCACGGACCTGCTCGCTACCCTCGACGAGGTGTGGCCCGAGACCGACCGCGTGATCACCAACGCCGGCACCGTCCTCCGGATCGTCAGCGACAACGAGGGCAGCCTGCGCGTCCTCGGCAACCGGGCCAAGCAGTTCGCGGCGTTCCTGCGCAGCTACGAGCCCGAGTGGCAGCAGGTCCTCGACCGGACCCCCGGCCAGATCGAGGACCTGAAGGCGCTGATCCGCGACGCCGAGGACGTGCTCCCCGGTTTCCTCGACACGGGAGTGAGCTTCACCGACATCGCGATGGCCTACGAGCCGCACCTGCGGACCCTGCTGCGGGAGTACGCGCCCGGTATCGGAGCGTTGGCCTCCGCCATCAGGAACGAGCGCATCAATCTCCACCTGATCCCTGTCCGCACCGCCCGGTGCGACTACGGCACGACTCGGCGCGACGGCTTCGACCCGGAGCGTCACGCCTTCCAGACCGACGGCCGGTGCGCGGCCTCGTTCGCCCGCCTCCAACGCGGCGCCGCGCACGCTCCTGGACCGGTCCGATGA
- a CDS encoding carboxymuconolactone decarboxylase family protein, which yields MSGGEPRITPGGWRDVGPDIALLSRVFGRVSGTEPPAVFLTLGRNRRLFWGWLHFAGRLMPGGRLPRRQTELLILRVAATCGSDYELTQHRRIGRRSGLSADEIARVEAGGLDGWTGADRVLLAAADELLSTEDVTDATWAALRQEHDERIAIEVLMLVGHYRMLATVLHTLRVRPDRPRR from the coding sequence ATGAGCGGCGGCGAGCCGCGAATCACTCCTGGTGGCTGGCGAGACGTCGGCCCGGACATCGCGCTCCTCTCGCGGGTCTTCGGCCGGGTGTCCGGCACCGAGCCGCCGGCCGTGTTCCTGACCCTCGGGCGCAACCGGCGGCTGTTCTGGGGGTGGCTGCACTTCGCCGGCCGGCTGATGCCGGGCGGTCGGCTGCCGCGCCGCCAGACCGAGCTGCTGATCCTGCGGGTCGCCGCGACCTGCGGGTCGGACTACGAGCTCACCCAGCACCGCCGGATCGGACGCCGGTCCGGGCTGAGCGCGGATGAGATCGCCCGGGTCGAGGCCGGCGGCCTGGACGGCTGGACCGGTGCCGACCGGGTCCTGCTGGCCGCCGCCGACGAGCTGCTGTCGACCGAGGACGTCACCGACGCCACCTGGGCCGCGCTGCGCCAGGAGCACGACGAGCGGATCGCCATCGAGGTCCTGATGCTCGTCGGTCACTACCGCATGCTCGCGACCGTCCTGCACACCCTGCGGGTCCGGCCGGACCGACCGCGGCGCTGA
- a CDS encoding MCE family protein — protein MTGRGNERVTVTVVDDATRGGAPGLARPVRLALLAVVLMMASACSALPGSSGGRMEVVAYFEDSAGLFVGNDVGILGVPVGEITSIDPDGEQVKVTMEIDDDHQVPADAGAVVVARSVATDRYVELTPVYSKGPTLEDGDEIPIDRTRAPVDFDQVLASLNDFATGIASSKKATKAIERFVDQGTEALRGNGPLINQTIHALQEGVSGIHAQRGSITSTLRSLDVLLAAVSANESTAREFIRRVTEAADLLADERENFATALRSLDDAVTVVAEFAVDNRDQIVEAVNGSTRLMRTILQKQRNLTEILRVMPLTLQNLQRARIGDRIPVTFDPVVLTPLGKTINQVCDRLPPAICQLFGTDPLGGN, from the coding sequence ATGACCGGTCGGGGCAACGAGCGGGTGACCGTGACGGTCGTCGACGACGCCACGCGCGGTGGCGCGCCCGGTCTCGCGAGGCCTGTGCGTCTCGCGCTGCTGGCCGTCGTGCTGATGATGGCATCGGCGTGCAGCGCCCTGCCCGGTTCCAGCGGAGGCCGGATGGAGGTCGTCGCCTACTTCGAGGACTCCGCGGGCCTGTTCGTCGGCAACGACGTCGGCATCCTCGGCGTGCCGGTCGGTGAGATCACCTCGATCGACCCCGACGGTGAGCAGGTCAAGGTGACGATGGAGATCGACGACGACCACCAGGTCCCTGCCGACGCCGGTGCCGTCGTGGTCGCCCGGTCGGTGGCGACCGACCGCTACGTCGAGCTGACCCCGGTCTACTCCAAGGGCCCGACCCTCGAGGACGGCGACGAGATCCCGATCGACCGCACCCGCGCCCCGGTGGACTTCGACCAGGTCCTGGCCTCGCTCAACGACTTCGCGACGGGGATCGCAAGCTCGAAGAAGGCCACGAAGGCGATCGAGCGGTTCGTCGACCAGGGCACCGAGGCGCTCAGGGGCAACGGGCCGCTGATCAACCAGACGATCCACGCCCTGCAGGAGGGCGTCAGCGGCATCCATGCCCAGCGCGGCAGCATCACATCCACCCTGCGATCCCTGGACGTGCTGCTCGCCGCGGTCTCGGCCAACGAGTCGACGGCGCGGGAGTTCATCCGCCGGGTGACCGAGGCCGCCGACCTGCTGGCCGACGAGCGGGAGAACTTCGCCACCGCGCTGCGCTCGCTGGACGACGCCGTGACGGTCGTCGCGGAGTTCGCCGTCGACAACCGCGACCAGATCGTCGAGGCCGTCAACGGGTCGACGCGGCTGATGCGCACCATCCTGCAGAAACAGCGCAACCTGACCGAGATCCTCCGGGTCATGCCGCTCACCCTCCAGAACCTCCAGCGGGCTCGCATCGGCGACCGGATCCCCGTGACGTTCGACCCGGTCGTCCTGACCCCGTTGGGCAAGACGATCAACCAGGTCTGCGACCGGTTGCCTCCGGCTATCTGTCAGCTGTTCGGGACCGACCCGCTCGGAGGCAACTGA
- a CDS encoding SDR family oxidoreductase, whose translation MRPVKDLSGKNVFVTGAASGIGRAVALQAAAEGAVLHLTDIQADLLAEVAEEATAAGGRVALAEPADITDRDAVRRLAARVTEASGPMDVVLNVAGIAIWGTVRGLEHEHWRSLVEVNLMGPIHVIEELLPPMIDAGRGGQLVNVSSAAGIIAMPWHAAYSATKFGLRGISEVLRYDLRRHRIGVTLVCPGGVDTGLVQTIRIAGVDAQDRRFVRARRRFQHHAVSPERAADAIWKGVRRNRYWVYTSADIRLVHWLQRYYPPGYALAMRIFSWGAHRVLPAVDQARRSDLA comes from the coding sequence GTGAGGCCGGTCAAGGACCTCTCCGGCAAGAACGTCTTCGTCACCGGGGCTGCCAGCGGCATCGGCCGAGCGGTCGCCCTCCAGGCGGCCGCCGAGGGTGCGGTGCTCCACCTCACCGACATCCAGGCCGACCTGCTCGCCGAGGTCGCCGAGGAGGCGACCGCCGCCGGCGGGCGGGTGGCCCTCGCCGAGCCCGCCGACATCACCGACCGCGACGCCGTACGACGCCTCGCCGCGCGGGTGACCGAGGCGTCCGGTCCGATGGACGTCGTCCTCAACGTGGCCGGCATCGCGATCTGGGGCACGGTGCGCGGCCTCGAGCACGAGCACTGGCGCTCCCTGGTCGAGGTCAACCTGATGGGACCGATCCACGTCATCGAGGAGCTCCTGCCCCCGATGATCGACGCCGGGCGCGGCGGCCAGCTGGTCAACGTGTCGTCGGCCGCGGGCATCATCGCGATGCCGTGGCACGCCGCCTACAGCGCGACCAAGTTCGGCCTGCGGGGCATCTCGGAGGTGCTGCGCTACGACCTCCGGCGGCACCGGATCGGCGTGACCCTGGTGTGTCCCGGTGGCGTGGACACGGGCCTGGTCCAGACGATCCGGATCGCCGGTGTCGACGCCCAGGACCGGCGGTTCGTGCGGGCGCGGCGCAGGTTCCAGCACCATGCGGTCTCGCCCGAGCGGGCGGCCGATGCGATCTGGAAGGGCGTCCGCCGCAACCGCTACTGGGTCTACACCTCGGCCGACATCCGCCTCGTGCACTGGCTGCAGCGCTACTACCCGCCCGGCTACGCGCTGGCCATGCGGATCTTCAGCTGGGGTGCGCACCGGGTGCTGCCCGCGGTCGACCAGGCCCGCCGGTCGGACCTGGCATGA
- a CDS encoding MlaE family ABC transporter permease, translating into MAAVTEFVSGAVEGRRRTLEQYGDQLLFYVKAIVWVPAAIKRYPREIWNTLAEVAFGAGGLSVIAGSVGVIAFMSFFAGTEVGLQGYASLSQIGVAKFSAFISAYFNTREVAPLVSAIALAATVGCGYTARLGAMRISEEIDALEVMAVPSLPFLVTTRIIAAFIAVIPLYIVALCASYLSPRLIVVYIYGQSPGTYDHYFLQFLPPIDMLWSFFKLLFLAVAVILIHCYYGYTASGGPAGVGRAVGRAIRTSIVTIVVADFFLSFAIWGSTTTVRITG; encoded by the coding sequence ATGGCAGCGGTCACCGAGTTCGTCAGCGGCGCAGTGGAAGGGCGTCGCCGCACGCTGGAGCAGTACGGCGACCAGCTGCTCTTCTACGTCAAGGCCATCGTCTGGGTGCCGGCTGCGATCAAGCGCTACCCGCGGGAGATCTGGAACACGCTGGCCGAGGTCGCCTTCGGCGCCGGCGGCCTGAGCGTGATCGCCGGGTCGGTCGGCGTGATCGCGTTCATGTCGTTCTTCGCCGGGACCGAGGTCGGCCTCCAGGGCTACGCATCGCTGAGCCAGATCGGCGTCGCGAAGTTCAGCGCCTTCATCTCGGCCTACTTCAACACCCGCGAGGTCGCACCGCTCGTGTCGGCGATCGCGCTCGCGGCAACGGTCGGGTGCGGCTACACCGCCCGACTCGGCGCGATGCGGATCTCGGAGGAGATCGACGCGCTCGAGGTGATGGCGGTCCCGTCGCTGCCGTTCCTGGTGACGACCCGGATCATCGCGGCGTTCATCGCGGTGATCCCGCTCTACATCGTCGCCCTCTGCGCGTCGTACCTCTCCCCGCGCCTGATCGTCGTCTACATCTACGGGCAGTCCCCGGGCACCTACGACCACTACTTCCTGCAGTTCCTGCCACCGATCGACATGCTCTGGTCGTTCTTCAAGCTGCTCTTCCTCGCGGTCGCGGTGATCCTCATCCACTGCTACTACGGATACACCGCGTCCGGCGGGCCCGCGGGTGTCGGTCGCGCGGTCGGCCGCGCGATCCGGACCAGCATCGTCACGATCGTGGTGGCCGACTTCTTCCTCAGCTTCGCGATCTGGGGCTCGACCACGACGGTCAGGATCACGGGGTGA
- a CDS encoding MlaE family ABC transporter permease: MTVEVTKRIFTRPFQFREFVEQAWFVTSVTLMPTILVSIPFGAVISLQVGNLTGQLGAQSFAGATAVLATVREAAPIAAAMIIAGAAGSAICSDLGARKIREEIDAMEVLGIDPLERLVAPRVVATMFVAFMINGIVICAGIGGGYFFTVIVQGGSAGAFLSSFTALASLPDLYIAMVKAIVFGWLAAIVGAYKGLNAGGGPLGVGRAVNEAVIVAFMLLFFLNAVISAIYFQVVPPVGL; the protein is encoded by the coding sequence ATGACGGTCGAGGTGACCAAGCGGATCTTCACCCGGCCGTTCCAGTTCCGTGAGTTCGTCGAGCAGGCCTGGTTCGTGACCAGCGTGACCCTGATGCCCACGATCCTGGTCTCGATCCCGTTCGGGGCGGTGATCTCGCTCCAGGTCGGCAACCTGACCGGGCAGCTGGGTGCTCAGTCCTTCGCCGGCGCCACGGCCGTGCTCGCCACGGTCCGCGAAGCCGCGCCGATCGCCGCGGCCATGATCATCGCCGGTGCCGCCGGCTCCGCCATCTGCTCCGATCTCGGCGCGCGGAAGATCCGCGAGGAGATCGATGCGATGGAGGTCCTCGGCATCGACCCGCTCGAGCGGCTGGTCGCGCCCCGGGTGGTGGCCACGATGTTCGTCGCCTTCATGATCAACGGGATCGTCATCTGCGCTGGTATCGGCGGCGGGTACTTCTTCACCGTCATCGTGCAGGGCGGCTCGGCGGGCGCGTTCCTCTCCTCCTTCACTGCCCTCGCGTCCCTGCCCGACCTCTACATCGCGATGGTCAAGGCCATCGTCTTCGGCTGGCTGGCCGCGATCGTGGGCGCCTACAAGGGCCTCAACGCGGGAGGCGGCCCGCTCGGCGTCGGTCGTGCTGTGAACGAGGCGGTGATCGTCGCCTTCATGCTGCTGTTCTTCCTGAACGCCGTCATCTCCGCGATCTACTTCCAGGTCGTGCCGCCGGTGGGGCTCTGA
- a CDS encoding ion channel — protein sequence MSTPTTEGLRTLGRHPSAILLAAQLLVVLIYPFLEDSTAGRAVVGVVQMCVVFVAAWAVRATPVLSWVAVVLGLPAMVFSVLEAVSRDSDWIVLTSAVFHVPFYLFVSYAMIRYLFHDDVVTRDELYAVGAAFTVVAWAFAYLYAAAQVLWPGSFVAYGVEAGTDVDWFELLFLSFTTLTSVGLSDVYPVLDNARSLVMIEQVAGVLYVALVIARLVGLSQLRKLKR from the coding sequence GTGAGCACTCCGACGACTGAGGGGCTACGGACGCTCGGGCGGCATCCCTCCGCGATCCTGCTCGCCGCGCAGCTCCTCGTCGTGCTGATCTACCCGTTCCTCGAGGACTCGACCGCGGGTCGCGCCGTCGTCGGCGTGGTGCAGATGTGCGTCGTGTTCGTTGCCGCCTGGGCGGTGCGCGCCACCCCCGTGCTGAGTTGGGTCGCCGTCGTCCTCGGGCTCCCTGCCATGGTGTTCTCGGTCCTCGAGGCGGTCAGCCGGGACTCCGACTGGATCGTGCTGACCTCAGCCGTGTTCCACGTGCCGTTCTACCTCTTCGTCTCCTACGCGATGATCCGCTACCTGTTCCACGACGACGTCGTCACCCGCGACGAGCTGTACGCCGTCGGCGCCGCCTTCACCGTCGTCGCCTGGGCCTTCGCCTACCTGTACGCCGCCGCCCAGGTCCTCTGGCCGGGGTCGTTCGTCGCGTACGGCGTCGAGGCCGGGACGGACGTCGACTGGTTCGAGCTGCTCTTCCTGTCCTTCACCACGCTCACCAGCGTGGGGCTGTCGGACGTCTACCCGGTCCTCGACAACGCCCGGTCGCTGGTCATGATCGAGCAGGTCGCGGGTGTGCTCTACGTGGCGCTGGTGATCGCTCGCCTGGTCGGGCTCAGCCAGCTGCGCAAGCTCAAGCGCTGA
- the uvrB gene encoding excinuclease ABC subunit UvrB — protein sequence MRPITDLERRVAPFKVESDYQPSGDQPAAIAEITRRLQASTQDVVLLGATGTGKTATVAWVAEQVQRPVLVMQPNKTLAAQFANELRQLFPNNAIEYFVSYYDYYQPEAYVPQTDTYIEKDSSINEEVERLRHSATNSLLTRRDVIVVSTVSCIYGLGTPQEYVDRMVRLKVGDEHDRDSVLRRLVEIQYTRNDLSFTRGTFRVRGDTLEIFPVYEELAVRVEFFGDEIERLMTLHPVTGEVLTEDHELYIFPASHYVAGPQRMERAINGIEAELTEQLATFERQGKMLEAQRLRMRTTYDIEMMRQIGTCSGIENYSMHIDGRSRGSAPNCLLDYFPEDFLLVIDESHVAVPQIGGMYEGDMSRKRNLVEHGFRLPSAMDNRPLRWEEFLDRVGQTIYLSATPGDYELDKVQGDVVEQIIRPTGLVDPEVVIKPTKGQIDDLIHEIRLRTDRNERVLVTTLTKKMSEDLTDYLLDAGVRTRYLHSEVDTLKRIELLRDLRLGAYDVLVGINLLREGLDLPEVSLVAILDADKEGFLRSDKSLIQTIGRAARNVSGQVHMYADRITPSMAAAVDETNRRRDKQIAYNKAHGVDPQPLRKKIADITEMLAREDETTQALLQTWADAGVSGRAGGVKGRRAPVPTLGERAAGEHATQLAGLPSSDLAELIQDLTDQMKGAAAELQFELAARLRDEISDLRKELRQMVEATK from the coding sequence ATGCGTCCGATCACCGACCTCGAGCGTCGGGTTGCTCCGTTCAAGGTGGAGTCCGACTACCAGCCGTCCGGCGACCAGCCGGCAGCGATCGCCGAGATCACCCGTCGCCTGCAGGCCAGCACCCAGGACGTCGTGCTCCTCGGTGCGACCGGCACGGGCAAGACGGCGACCGTCGCGTGGGTCGCCGAGCAGGTGCAGCGGCCGGTGCTGGTGATGCAGCCCAACAAGACCCTCGCGGCGCAGTTCGCCAACGAGCTGCGCCAGCTGTTCCCGAACAACGCGATCGAGTACTTCGTCTCCTACTACGACTACTACCAACCCGAGGCCTACGTCCCGCAGACCGACACCTACATCGAGAAGGACAGCTCGATCAACGAGGAGGTCGAGCGGCTGCGGCACTCGGCCACCAACAGCCTGCTCACGCGACGCGATGTGATCGTGGTGTCGACGGTGTCGTGCATCTACGGCCTCGGCACCCCGCAGGAGTACGTCGACCGGATGGTGCGGCTGAAGGTCGGCGACGAGCACGACCGCGACTCCGTGCTCCGGCGCCTGGTCGAGATCCAGTACACCCGCAACGACCTGTCGTTCACCCGCGGCACGTTTCGCGTGCGGGGCGACACGCTCGAGATCTTCCCGGTCTACGAGGAGCTGGCGGTCCGGGTCGAGTTCTTCGGCGACGAGATCGAGCGGCTGATGACGCTGCACCCCGTCACCGGGGAGGTGCTCACCGAGGACCACGAGCTCTACATCTTCCCTGCGAGCCACTACGTCGCCGGTCCGCAGCGGATGGAGCGCGCGATCAACGGCATCGAGGCCGAGCTGACGGAGCAGCTGGCGACGTTCGAGCGGCAGGGCAAGATGCTCGAGGCGCAGCGGCTGCGGATGCGGACGACCTACGACATCGAGATGATGCGCCAGATCGGCACCTGCTCGGGCATCGAGAACTACTCGATGCACATCGACGGCCGGTCCCGCGGTTCGGCTCCCAACTGCCTGCTCGACTACTTCCCCGAGGACTTCCTCCTGGTGATCGACGAGTCGCACGTGGCGGTGCCGCAGATCGGCGGGATGTACGAGGGCGACATGTCCCGCAAGCGCAACCTGGTCGAGCACGGCTTCCGGCTGCCGAGCGCCATGGACAACCGACCGCTGCGGTGGGAGGAGTTCCTCGACCGGGTCGGCCAGACCATCTACCTCTCGGCGACCCCCGGCGATTACGAGCTCGACAAGGTCCAGGGCGACGTCGTCGAGCAGATCATCCGGCCGACCGGACTGGTCGACCCGGAGGTCGTCATCAAGCCGACCAAGGGCCAGATCGACGACCTCATCCACGAGATCCGGCTGCGCACCGATCGCAACGAGCGGGTGCTGGTCACCACGCTGACCAAGAAGATGTCGGAGGACCTCACCGACTACCTGCTCGACGCCGGCGTCCGCACCCGCTACCTGCACTCCGAGGTCGACACGCTCAAGCGGATCGAGCTGCTGCGCGACCTGCGGCTCGGGGCCTACGACGTGCTGGTCGGCATCAACCTGCTCCGCGAGGGCCTCGACCTTCCGGAGGTCTCGCTGGTCGCGATCCTCGATGCCGACAAGGAGGGCTTCCTGCGCTCCGACAAGTCCCTCATCCAGACCATCGGCCGCGCCGCCCGCAACGTCTCCGGGCAGGTGCACATGTACGCCGACCGGATCACGCCGTCGATGGCGGCCGCGGTCGACGAGACCAACCGGCGGCGCGACAAGCAGATCGCCTACAACAAGGCCCACGGCGTCGACCCGCAGCCGCTGCGGAAGAAGATCGCCGACATCACCGAGATGCTGGCCCGCGAGGACGAGACGACCCAGGCACTGCTCCAGACGTGGGCCGACGCCGGCGTCAGTGGCCGCGCCGGCGGGGTGAAGGGACGGAGGGCGCCGGTGCCCACGCTCGGCGAGCGGGCCGCAGGCGAGCACGCCACCCAGCTGGCCGGGCTTCCCAGCTCCGACCTCGCCGAGCTGATCCAGGACCTCACCGACCAGATGAAGGGTGCGGCGGCGGAGCTCCAGTTCGAGCTGGCCGCCCGGCTCCGCGACGAGATCTCCGACCTCCGCAAGGAGCTCCGCCAGATGGTCGAGGCGACCAAGTGA
- a CDS encoding phospholipase D-like domain-containing protein, giving the protein MGRRDGQRDGLRLPRLLRRVLLTVLGIQIGLAVTMSLVDSYRRRGKRPKPFPTRAPATVTVGDGEVTTYTYGRDLYEDMIAAIDGAQRQILFETYIWKGDATGERFKRALAAAADRGVEVYCIYDGFANLVVAPTFKRFPASMKVLRYPVYAAGWRFFDLRRYGRDHRKILVVDDRTGFIGGYNIGSAYETEWRDTHVRVTGPAVWDLKRAFADFWNLNRRRRLRASERPLLLETASTWEPLIRIQRNIPRLWVFPIRGMYLEAINRASTNVWLTQAYFMPDQDFVDALKDAARRGVDVRLLMPLKSNHIVADWISRGYFSQLLDAGVRVLRYRDAMVHAKTATVDGTWCTVGTANIDRLSLQGNYEINLEAIDKDLAKQLEEVFLVDETNCLELTSEEWEARDLHRKFTEAFLKPLRTLL; this is encoded by the coding sequence GTGGGACGGCGGGACGGACAGCGCGACGGCCTGAGGCTGCCTCGGTTGCTCCGCCGAGTGCTGCTGACCGTCCTCGGGATCCAGATCGGGCTCGCGGTCACGATGTCGCTGGTCGACTCCTACCGTCGGCGCGGGAAACGGCCCAAGCCGTTCCCGACGAGGGCGCCCGCGACGGTCACGGTGGGCGACGGCGAGGTGACGACGTACACCTACGGTCGCGACCTGTACGAAGACATGATCGCGGCGATCGACGGCGCCCAGCGGCAGATCCTCTTCGAGACCTACATCTGGAAGGGCGACGCCACCGGAGAGCGGTTCAAGCGCGCCCTGGCGGCTGCGGCGGACCGGGGCGTCGAGGTCTACTGCATCTACGACGGGTTCGCGAACCTGGTGGTCGCACCGACGTTCAAGCGCTTCCCGGCCTCGATGAAGGTGCTGCGCTACCCCGTCTACGCGGCCGGCTGGCGGTTCTTCGACCTCCGGCGCTACGGCCGCGACCACCGCAAGATCCTGGTCGTCGACGACCGCACCGGCTTCATCGGCGGCTACAACATCGGGTCGGCCTACGAGACGGAGTGGCGCGACACCCACGTCCGCGTGACCGGACCCGCCGTGTGGGACCTCAAGCGCGCGTTCGCGGACTTCTGGAACCTCAACCGGCGCCGCCGGCTCCGCGCCTCCGAGCGGCCGCTGCTCCTGGAGACCGCATCGACGTGGGAGCCGTTGATCCGCATCCAGCGCAACATCCCGCGGCTGTGGGTCTTCCCGATCCGGGGGATGTACCTCGAGGCGATCAACCGGGCGAGCACCAACGTGTGGCTGACCCAGGCCTACTTCATGCCCGACCAGGACTTCGTCGACGCTCTCAAGGATGCCGCCCGGCGCGGGGTGGACGTGCGGCTCCTCATGCCGCTCAAGTCCAACCACATCGTCGCGGACTGGATCTCCCGCGGATACTTCAGCCAGCTCCTCGACGCCGGGGTCCGGGTGCTGCGCTACCGCGACGCCATGGTGCACGCGAAGACGGCCACCGTCGACGGCACGTGGTGCACCGTCGGTACGGCGAACATCGACCGCCTCAGCCTCCAGGGCAACTACGAGATCAACCTGGAGGCGATCGACAAGGACCTGGCCAAGCAGCTCGAGGAGGTCTTCCTCGTCGACGAGACCAACTGCCTCGAGCTCACCAGCGAGGAGTGGGAGGCGCGCGACCTGCACCGCAAGTTCACCGAGGCCTTCCTCAAGCCGTTGAGGACGCTGTTGTGA
- a CDS encoding MCE family protein gives MSRRAIRAAAAAAATTVVLCAATGCSTTMRDLPIPGTGVSGDTIEIKAKFDEALNLAEGAPVKVNGVDSGKVTSITIDDYTAVVTMDIRTDAELHEGATARLRYTTPLGELFVDVTNPAEGEEIEEGTILTLKETETAPTVEDALAQASLLINGGGLDQLQTITEELNTALGGNEDDLRLLLDQAATFLTQANATTASIDAVLTSLNSLSGTLSDREQVINRAMKEIRPAAAVLRRATPELTALLKAVERFSSAANDTVTATRSQLFALLAETEPVLAELASNRKRFGYMMQRLVKAAGALREVVPGDYASISIDLHLDRIQAGNLPALQGLLDLIGITAPIADVIDELGLGDLLGGGLLPRQATTDPGSSSDTTPPGGRGGRERPPHLLSLDGMLGGVLGGGG, from the coding sequence ATGAGCCGCCGCGCCATCCGGGCCGCCGCGGCTGCCGCCGCGACCACTGTCGTGCTGTGCGCCGCGACCGGATGCTCGACCACCATGCGCGACCTGCCGATCCCCGGCACGGGGGTGTCGGGCGACACGATCGAGATCAAGGCGAAGTTCGACGAGGCGCTCAACCTCGCCGAGGGCGCACCCGTCAAGGTCAACGGTGTCGACAGCGGCAAGGTCACCTCGATCACCATCGACGACTACACGGCGGTCGTCACGATGGACATCCGCACCGACGCCGAGCTGCACGAGGGCGCCACCGCCCGGCTTCGCTACACCACACCGCTGGGGGAGCTCTTCGTCGACGTGACCAACCCGGCCGAAGGTGAGGAGATCGAGGAAGGAACGATCCTGACCCTCAAGGAGACCGAGACGGCTCCGACGGTCGAGGACGCACTCGCGCAGGCGTCGCTGCTCATCAACGGCGGGGGGCTCGACCAGCTGCAGACCATCACCGAGGAGCTCAACACCGCTCTCGGCGGCAACGAGGACGACCTGCGGCTGCTGCTGGACCAGGCGGCGACGTTCCTCACCCAGGCGAACGCCACGACGGCGAGCATCGACGCCGTCCTCACCTCGCTTAACTCGCTGTCGGGCACGCTGAGCGACCGGGAGCAGGTCATCAACCGGGCGATGAAGGAGATCCGGCCCGCAGCGGCGGTGCTGCGCCGGGCGACCCCGGAGCTGACGGCGCTGCTGAAGGCGGTCGAGCGGTTCTCGTCGGCGGCGAACGACACCGTCACCGCCACCCGGTCGCAGCTGTTCGCGCTGCTCGCGGAGACCGAGCCGGTGCTCGCGGAGCTCGCGTCCAACCGGAAGCGGTTCGGCTACATGATGCAGCGGCTCGTTAAGGCGGCCGGTGCCCTCCGCGAGGTCGTCCCCGGTGACTACGCGTCGATCTCCATCGACCTCCACCTCGACCGGATCCAGGCCGGCAACCTGCCGGCGCTCCAGGGTCTGCTCGACCTGATCGGCATCACGGCCCCGATCGCTGACGTGATCGACGAGCTCGGGCTCGGCGACCTGCTCGGCGGCGGCCTCCTCCCGCGCCAGGCCACCACGGATCCCGGCTCGTCGTCCGACACCACCCCACCCGGTGGCCGCGGCGGCCGGGAACGTCCACCCCACCTGCTGTCGCTCGACGGCATGCTCGGTGGCGTGCTCGGGGGAGGGGGCTGA